In the genome of Thermosphaera aggregans DSM 11486, one region contains:
- a CDS encoding proton-conducting transporter membrane subunit, giving the protein MIESLAYVLTGSLVPVLALIAFSTPLIDKLVQNRKIIGYMSVLAGVWATIGNSVIYYWIVRNGKPIVYGFGGWPPHFGISYAVDGLNGIVGLMTSWVFLAIALYSLWYEKHFDEPVWYHVMLIGLLAGMLGCLYTGDAFNLFVMLEVLSISAYGLVAFHKERAEAVEASAKYALIGAVATTIYFTALVVIYATFGTLNMGVLACLSRTPSCLSIVPVVGSIETYRLASLFAVALSLWVFTYKAALFPNHFWLPDAHPEAPTPVSAALSGLVVNIGVYATMRFLYTIFGEGSLLGEYRTIVLIALFILGVIGALLGALMMMIQKDVKRLLAYSTVSHMGLIFMVLSAPAFSSSPRVTELAIAAAILHIISHGVSKALLFMTSGIFIDSAGTRNMDEMRGVGRKHPLASTAFIIGFLNLVGLVPFIGFFSKLLMYQAYMEAGFPIGGVILIIASAVSLPGYLKALYSVVFAIGGEKQSERKEVGVEVLMLAISITLLVMGGFIIPLLGLVSNTELTSTSMTGSLKYVYETFYTIMRLGGVAP; this is encoded by the coding sequence ATGATTGAATCTCTCGCATATGTTTTAACAGGCTCCCTGGTACCTGTATTGGCTTTAATTGCTTTTTCAACCCCCTTGATCGACAAGCTCGTTCAAAACAGGAAAATAATAGGTTACATGAGCGTCTTAGCAGGAGTATGGGCAACAATTGGAAATAGCGTGATTTACTATTGGATAGTGAGGAATGGGAAACCCATAGTTTACGGGTTCGGCGGCTGGCCACCTCACTTCGGTATAAGTTATGCTGTCGACGGTTTGAACGGTATTGTAGGGTTGATGACCTCCTGGGTATTCCTAGCCATTGCACTATACTCATTATGGTATGAGAAACATTTTGACGAGCCCGTATGGTATCATGTAATGTTAATTGGTCTCCTCGCTGGAATGTTGGGATGCCTTTACACTGGCGACGCTTTCAACTTGTTCGTGATGCTAGAAGTACTCAGTATCTCTGCATACGGATTAGTCGCATTCCATAAAGAAAGAGCGGAGGCTGTTGAAGCATCCGCCAAGTACGCTTTAATCGGTGCTGTTGCAACAACCATATATTTCACAGCTCTTGTCGTGATCTACGCAACATTCGGCACTCTAAACATGGGAGTGTTAGCTTGCTTGTCTAGAACACCCTCCTGTCTCTCAATTGTTCCAGTAGTGGGAAGCATTGAGACTTACAGGCTTGCCAGCCTATTTGCTGTAGCGTTATCCCTATGGGTGTTTACCTATAAGGCAGCATTATTCCCCAACCACTTCTGGCTACCTGACGCACACCCCGAGGCTCCAACCCCTGTTTCAGCGGCTCTTTCAGGGCTTGTAGTTAACATAGGCGTGTACGCTACCATGCGGTTCTTATACACGATCTTTGGAGAAGGAAGCCTGCTGGGAGAGTATAGGACTATCGTCTTGATAGCATTATTTATTCTAGGCGTGATAGGAGCCCTACTAGGAGCCTTGATGATGATGATCCAGAAGGATGTTAAAAGATTATTAGCTTACAGTACAGTGAGCCACATGGGGCTAATATTCATGGTTTTATCAGCACCCGCCTTCTCTAGCTCACCAAGAGTTACGGAGCTAGCAATAGCGGCCGCAATCCTCCACATCATTTCACACGGGGTCTCCAAAGCCCTACTCTTCATGACCAGCGGGATCTTCATAGACTCGGCTGGAACTAGAAATATGGATGAAATGAGGGGCGTTGGCAGAAAACATCCGCTAGCATCGACCGCTTTCATCATAGGATTCCTTAACTTGGTAGGCCTAGTACCCTTCATAGGCTTCTTCTCAAAATTGTTAATGTACCAGGCCTACATGGAAGCCGGCTTCCCAATAGGAGGCGTCATCTTAATAATCGCCTCTGCCGTCTCACTACCAGGATACTTGAAAGCGTTGTACTCAGTAGTTTTCGCAATCGGAGGTGAAAAACAATCCGAGAGAAAAGAGGTCGGCGTTGAAGTATTGATGCTTGCGATTTCAATAACGTTGCTGGTAATGGGAGGATTCATCATTCCCTTACTCGGGCTTGTATCGAACACCGAGTTAACATCCACTTCGATGACTGGGTCCTTAAAATATGTTTACGAAACATTCTACACCATTATGAGGCTGGGAGGTGTAGCACCATGA
- a CDS encoding TlpA family protein disulfide reductase: MIQRIQQVVGNVNSTYGLANVKLIMFGSKTCPHCQKMNEFFTTEFREEYFPVWVSGENLTWFVEIASVEYEVGLPEQYSYAVPQTLVLDKNGLVKAIVIGEIVDKKFWAAMLESMG; this comes from the coding sequence ATGATACAACGAATACAACAGGTAGTTGGAAACGTAAACAGCACCTACGGGTTAGCTAATGTTAAACTCATAATGTTCGGCTCCAAAACCTGTCCTCACTGTCAAAAAATGAATGAATTCTTTACTACAGAATTTCGAGAAGAATATTTTCCAGTATGGGTTTCCGGTGAAAACTTGACATGGTTCGTGGAGATCGCTTCAGTGGAGTATGAGGTTGGGCTCCCCGAGCAATACTCATATGCGGTACCGCAAACCCTTGTTTTAGATAAGAATGGGCTGGTGAAGGCAATAGTTATTGGAGAAATAGTAGATAAAAAGTTCTGGGCCGCGATGCTAGAAAGCATGGGCTAA
- a CDS encoding complex I subunit 1/NuoH family protein: MDVLQLLFATLIFPGFVFLVALSFLTQYLIRKLSARMQRRMGPKYVGPVGILQPVYDFLKLLQAKELLKTRYSMVRAAEISLLLGLSSLIASTLLLPLNIYNIGSPYDFLIFFYMASIWPILMIIFASLSMPGPYTSVGVSRLLSILTVSEPAFFTGLLVPVALASFNTKAPLMISIASARVHELWVNPLTLPIMILVTISLIVAVQSKLMLPPFNIPEAEQEIIAGYETEFSGPLLALAILFHDMDTVVSALAIVYLVLGGPAPFSHSSIEGALLLILKYLLVIVVATYVKNVFGRYRIDQALVALLKYGLMPAIVAGILGTIYLYF, translated from the coding sequence ATGGACGTGCTCCAATTATTGTTCGCAACCTTAATATTCCCGGGTTTCGTTTTTCTCGTTGCCTTATCATTCCTCACACAATACCTTATTAGAAAACTAAGTGCTAGAATGCAAAGGAGAATGGGGCCAAAGTACGTTGGACCCGTTGGAATTCTACAACCGGTTTACGATTTTCTTAAACTGCTTCAAGCAAAGGAGTTGTTGAAGACCAGATACAGCATGGTTAGGGCGGCGGAAATATCCCTTCTCCTAGGCTTGTCCTCACTAATAGCTTCCACGCTCCTCCTGCCACTGAATATCTATAACATTGGAAGCCCCTATGACTTCCTAATATTCTTCTACATGGCAAGTATATGGCCCATATTGATGATCATATTTGCGTCTCTATCGATGCCGGGGCCATACACGAGTGTCGGCGTCTCAAGACTTCTATCGATACTTACAGTCTCAGAGCCCGCCTTCTTCACAGGGCTCTTAGTTCCGGTGGCCCTTGCGTCTTTCAATACTAAAGCCCCCCTCATGATCTCGATAGCGTCTGCAAGGGTTCATGAATTATGGGTTAACCCGTTGACACTACCAATAATGATACTGGTGACCATATCGCTAATTGTTGCTGTTCAATCAAAACTAATGCTACCCCCATTCAACATTCCAGAGGCCGAGCAGGAGATAATAGCTGGGTACGAAACGGAGTTCTCGGGGCCACTCCTGGCGCTTGCTATACTGTTTCATGACATGGATACGGTCGTATCAGCATTAGCGATAGTTTACCTAGTGCTCGGCGGACCCGCACCATTTTCACACTCAAGCATTGAAGGCGCGTTGCTTTTAATTCTAAAATATCTCTTAGTGATTGTTGTAGCAACTTATGTTAAGAACGTGTTCGGGAGGTATAGGATAGATCAAGCACTAGTGGCTCTTCTGAAATACGGATTAATGCCTGCTATTGTAGCAGGCATTTTAGGCACAATCTATCTCTATTTTTAA
- a CDS encoding Na+/H+ antiporter subunit E: MGLKIVNALIVAAIAFATYIIFSGSISLYDIITGVIVSLITGFIFSTVTLNNPRKALNPKRWALFIVYAVRYLLIDETKAHVDVIKRILHPKTPVNPAIVKVPFHVSTDYAVTAVANSITNTPGTVVVDVDEKEKVFYVHWIDAKTIEPEKAREAISSGFEKYASKIFD; this comes from the coding sequence ATGGGCTTGAAGATTGTTAACGCCTTGATTGTTGCTGCGATCGCATTCGCAACATACATCATATTCTCAGGTAGCATATCACTTTACGATATAATTACCGGAGTAATTGTTTCACTAATAACAGGGTTTATTTTTTCCACTGTAACGCTTAACAACCCTCGTAAAGCCTTAAACCCTAAGCGTTGGGCGTTGTTCATAGTTTATGCGGTGAGATATTTACTAATTGATGAGACAAAAGCCCATGTGGATGTTATTAAACGCATACTCCACCCTAAGACCCCCGTTAACCCCGCCATAGTGAAAGTACCGTTCCATGTTTCCACGGATTATGCCGTCACAGCTGTAGCAAATTCCATAACCAACACTCCAGGCACAGTCGTCGTTGATGTTGATGAAAAAGAAAAAGTCTTCTACGTGCATTGGATAGATGCTAAAACAATAGAGCCCGAGAAGGCTCGTGAAGCTATTTCATCAGGGTTTGAGAAATATGCGAGTAAAATATTTGACTAG